Proteins encoded within one genomic window of Panicum virgatum strain AP13 chromosome 1N, P.virgatum_v5, whole genome shotgun sequence:
- the LOC120653423 gene encoding helicase sen1-like produces the protein MWNGSASSRGGSSPAAPEDELVRRIFSWSLQDIINQDLFTDQVKAIPDRFSGLMDYLAAFRLPLLEEMRAEMSANLADSLSSSSHFPVAKIQALPDRKDESGVQTSPSRYRLIVARGRRGARNFPCPGDVVLLSDATSLCRRPADLMRDGRACCLAHVEYVEDSALTFGMVASERIDQATRCYAFGVSLIGLIPYSRIWRCLDYAATVERNPALVREVAGDGDGADTHDMSTSLLGSPPRREATAVGADALVARLSPFRLNGAQADAVLSCILATGRDGGESKFSLIWGPPGTGKTKIISVLLLLVSQTRGCRVLTCAPTNTAISQVASRLLELRKHHPSATGDGAGCLGDLLLFGNRQRMAIAIGSHLDEIFLDTRVNRLRACLSPATGWRQCLRSVEASLGGQRWRCHENWMRNLVYSGRSSFHHIFQKVSSCFRTITSHVPRAVILEENYNNMLALLDKLQGFSRLLDQMNARNKIGVAGNQNQIQNLWRHKEGILFLTRALNRGLKLPLTRSVAEIKNFCLDSAALVFCTVSGSAKLRGQRMDLLLIDEAAQLKECESLIPLQLHGLKHAVLIGDECQLPATVKSKVAARALLGRSLFERLSLLGHKKHLLNIQYRMHPSISIFPNTSFYSNKILDGSNVTQDSHERTYLEGAMFGPYSFINIDGREDPGQSKRKMAELGVIMEILHRLKEACADRKQGVSVGIICPYAAQVEAIQRAIGNLNAMHPLALRVNSVDGFQGSEEDIIILSTVRSNGKASIGFLSDRRRANVALTRARHCLWVLGNAATLRGGGSIWTELIQDAEDRRCFFDWSDGMVVVSSHATLPPPSVALVIGCEEEDDRAAAVGFGAQLWRSVTWIMKMAAGAFRKMRRSLWR, from the exons ATGTGGAATGGAAGCGCATCATCGAGGGGTGGCAGCTCCCCGGCCGCTCCGGAAGATGAGCTCGTCAGGCGCATCTTCTCCTGGTCCCTCCAAGACATCATCAATCAGGACCTCTTCACAGACCAG GTGAAGGCGATCCCTGACAGGTTCTCGGGGCTGATGGACTACCTGGCCGCGTTCAGGttgccgctgctggaggagatGCGGGCGGAGATGAGCGCCAACCTTGCGGACTCGCTCTCGTCCAGCAGCCACTTCCCGGTCGCCAAAATCCAGGCGCTGCCGGACCGGAAGGACGAGTCCGGCGTGCAAACCTCCCCGTCAAGGTACCGCCTCATCGTTGCTCGCGGCCGCCGTGGCGCTCGCAACTTCCCGTGCCCCGGCGACGTCGTCCTGCTCTCCGACGCAACATCCctgtgccggcggccggccgatcTCATGCGCGACGGCCGCGCGTGCTGCCTCGCGCACGTAGAGTACGTCGAGGACAGCGCGCTGACCTTTGGGATGGTAGCGTCCGAGAGAATCGATCAAGCCACGAGGTGCTACGCTTTCGGTGTCAGCTTGATCGGCTTGATACCATACTCTCGCATCTGGCGGTGCCTCGACTACGCGGCCACCGTCGAGAGGAATCCTGCCCTCGTCAgggaggtcgccggcgacggcgacggcgccgacACGCATGACATG AGCACGTCGTTGCTGGGTTCCCCGCCTCGCCGAGAGGCCACCGCCGTTGGCGCCGACGCGCTGGTGGCCAGGTTATCACCGTTCAGGCTCAACGGCGCACAGGCTGACGCTGTACTGAGCTGCATCTTGGCGACggggcgcgacggcggggaGAGCAAATTCAGCCTCATATGGGGTCCGCCAGGTACAGGCAAGACCAAGATCATCAGCGTGCTACTGCTGCTGGTGAGCCAGACCAGAGGCTGCCGTGTCCTGACGTGCGCGCCCACAAACACCGCCATCAGCCAGGTCGCGTCCCGCCTCCTCGAGCTGAGGAAGCATCACCCTTCCGCCACCGGCGACGGAGCAGGGTGCCTCGGTGATCTGCTTCTGTTTGGCAACAGGCAGCGCATGGCAATTGCCATTGGGAGCCATCTTGACGAAATCTTTTTGGACACTCGTGTCAATAGGCTGAGGGCTTGCTTATCCCCGGCTACGGGCTGGAGGCAGTGCCTTCGTTCAGTTGAGGCGTCTCTAGGAGGACAGAGGTGGCGGTGCCATGAAAATTGGATGAGAAACCTAGTGTATTCTGGCAGGTCAAGTTTCCATCACATCTTCCAGAAGGTGAGCAGCTGCTTCAGAACGATCACGTCTCACGTCCCCAGAGCAGTCATTCTGGAGGAGAACTACAACAATATGTTGGCCCTGCTCGACAAGCTCCAAGGCTTCAGCAGGTTGCTTGATCAAATGAATGCAAGGAATAAGATAGGAGTAGCGGGAAATCAGAATCAGATTCAAAATCTTTGGAGGCACAAGGAGGGCATCCTATTCCTGACGAGAGCTCTGAACCGAGGTCTCAAGCTTCCACTGACACGTTCCGTGGCAGAGATAAAGAATTTCTGCCTTGACAGCGCCGCCTTGGTTTTCTGCACTGTGTCAGGATCGGCGAAGCTGCGAGGTCAGAGAATGGATTTGCTTCTCATCGATGAGGCTGCGCAGCTGAAGGAATGTGAGTCCCTGATCCCGTTGCAGCTCCATGGGCTAAAGCATGCTGTTCTTATCGGAGATGAGTGCCAACTGCCAGCAACTGTGAAAAGCAAG GTTGCAGCGAGGGCATTGCTGGGCAGGAGCCTGTTCGAGAGGCTAAGTTTGCTGGGGCACAAGAAGCACCTTCTGAATATCCAGTACAGGATGCATCCTTCCATAAGTATCTTCCCAAACACAAGCTTCTACAGCAACAAAATCCTGGATGGCTCCAATGTCACGCAGGACAGCCATGAGCGCACTTACCTGGAGGGTGCAATGTTTGGGCCATACTCATTCATCAACATTGACGGAAGGGAAGATCCTGGCCAGAGCAAGCGAAAAATGGCTGAACTTGGGGTCATCATGGAAATACTGCATAGACTGAAAGAAG CTTGCGCAGACAGGAAGCAAGGGGTTTCTGTCGGCATCATATGCCCGTACGCCGCTCAGGTGGAGGCGATTCAGCGTGCCATAGGGAACCTGAACGCGATGCATCCGCTGGCTCTGCGCGTCAACTCCGTCGACGGTTTTCAGGGCAGCGAGGAGGACATCATCATCCTTTCAACCGTAAGGTCCAACGGCAAAGCATCCATCGGCTTCCTCTCCGACCGGCGGCGTGCCAACGTCGCGTTGACAAGAGCGAG GCACTGCCTCTGGGTCCTGGGTAACGCGGCGACGTTGCGTGGGGGCGGCTCTATCTGGACGGAGCTGATCCAGGACGCCGAGGACCGCCGGTGCTTCTTCGACTGGAGCGACGGCATGGTGGTCGTCTCTTCCCATGCCACTCTTCCTCCTCCATCAGTTGCCCTGGTGATCGgatgcgaagaagaagatgatCGTGCAGCAGCTGTGGGCTTTGGGGCACAGCTATGGCGAAGCGTGACATGGATCATGAAGATGGCGGCAGGGGCCTTCCGCAAGATGCGGAGGTCGCTTTGGCGTTAG